One region of Bacteriovorax sp. Seq25_V genomic DNA includes:
- a CDS encoding DNA repair protein RecO C-terminal domain-containing protein, with amino-acid sequence MENIEGVLINKFPYQDKHIVGHLLLRNGLKVSVMFYGGQGGGKNQKGSILQLGYMFKITTSKVKQHFEMLSAKEYNEKWCHANLAGNPLSFYMLCFFCEFIDKFSPQAGSKDDLDLDHEHHGGLFRLLSNAIFFLEKRCKEDKFDQSEALLTFLSKAMVEMGIFPRSEACCVSGEPITGNEEIYLISDNGGFAFSQFLTDEDQRRGDGRVGQALRRNIIKIAHHKYGEVLDLEFASKHMCRILFEYICYQQNAKFTDFKSASLLF; translated from the coding sequence ATGGAAAATATTGAAGGCGTATTAATTAACAAATTCCCCTATCAGGACAAGCATATTGTTGGTCATCTCTTACTTAGAAATGGTCTTAAAGTATCAGTGATGTTCTATGGTGGACAAGGTGGAGGCAAGAATCAAAAGGGTTCGATTCTCCAACTTGGATATATGTTTAAGATAACAACTTCGAAAGTTAAGCAACACTTCGAAATGCTAAGTGCCAAGGAGTATAATGAAAAATGGTGCCACGCTAATTTAGCAGGGAATCCTTTGTCATTTTATATGCTTTGTTTCTTCTGTGAGTTTATCGATAAATTTTCACCACAGGCAGGTTCAAAAGATGATCTTGATCTTGATCATGAACACCACGGTGGACTCTTTAGACTTTTAAGTAATGCGATCTTTTTTCTTGAAAAAAGATGTAAGGAAGATAAGTTTGATCAGAGTGAAGCCTTGTTAACATTCCTCTCTAAGGCCATGGTTGAAATGGGAATTTTTCCTCGTTCCGAAGCTTGTTGTGTCTCAGGTGAGCCCATTACAGGTAATGAAGAAATATATTTAATTAGTGATAATGGAGGTTTTGCCTTCTCTCAGTTTTTGACCGATGAAGATCAAAGAAGGGGAGATGGGAGAGTTGGCCAGGCCTTAAGACGTAATATCATCAAGATAGCCCATCACAAGTACGGGGAGGTATTAGATCTAGAATTTGCGTCGAAGCATATGTGTCGAATCCTTTTTGAATATATTTGCTATCAGCAAAATGCTAAATTCACGGACTTCAAGAGCGCGTCTCTTCTTTTTTAA
- a CDS encoding DEAD/DEAH box helicase, protein MDFNQALLNITRRPNSVTFFLAPMGWGKTRSIWELARNGEKIIFVSPLRSIIEQLKEREGVIFFEEGVQKEKTLEKFKKSKSDNILLITPESLSSALLAKIMQHDYLFVLDEFHLFYDWGESFREKLFDFFREIVCEEKRILAMTASLTEKLRERVIDDLGHSNPNVTFIDVGNFEFNNRPTMLIYLKDIFLKFILWIHIFIYFQGRIIVFVPTRKCVAKWKEKLRELSIDSHSCVGGEVRDFTQKELKKSPRIIISTSALSHGVNIENVRRVFVLYRPEEATGFQMFGRGGRFGESFKVFALCKKDTTS, encoded by the coding sequence ATGGATTTCAATCAAGCTCTATTAAATATAACAAGAAGACCAAACTCAGTCACATTCTTTCTTGCGCCTATGGGATGGGGAAAAACCAGAAGTATTTGGGAATTAGCGAGAAATGGAGAAAAGATAATTTTTGTCTCACCACTTCGATCTATTATCGAACAATTAAAGGAGAGGGAGGGGGTAATATTTTTTGAAGAGGGTGTGCAGAAAGAGAAAACGCTTGAGAAGTTTAAAAAATCAAAATCTGATAATATTTTGCTTATTACACCAGAGTCATTGTCGTCAGCGCTATTAGCTAAGATCATGCAGCATGATTATCTATTTGTTCTTGATGAGTTTCACTTGTTCTATGACTGGGGAGAGAGTTTCAGAGAAAAATTATTTGATTTCTTTAGAGAGATTGTGTGTGAGGAAAAGCGAATTCTTGCGATGACTGCAAGTTTGACAGAGAAATTAAGAGAGAGAGTAATTGATGATCTTGGTCATTCAAATCCAAATGTTACTTTCATTGATGTTGGAAATTTTGAATTTAATAATCGGCCAACAATGTTGATATATTTAAAAGATATTTTTTTAAAGTTCATTCTCTGGATACATATCTTCATCTACTTCCAGGGAAGAATTATTGTTTTTGTCCCCACTCGCAAATGTGTCGCTAAGTGGAAAGAAAAACTCCGAGAACTTAGCATTGATTCACATTCCTGCGTCGGCGGGGAAGTGAGGGACTTTACTCAGAAAGAGTTGAAGAAGAGCCCAAGAATAATTATTTCGACGAGTGCTCTTAGTCATGGAGTAAATATTGAAAATGTACGTAGGGTATTTGTTCTTTATCGTCCAGAAGAGGCGACGGGTTTTCAAATGTTTGGCCGAGGAGGTCGATTTGGAGAGAGTTTTAAGGTTTTTGCTCTTTGCAAAAAGGACACCACGTCATAA
- a CDS encoding RsmE family RNA methyltransferase, with the protein MNSVIIEKIEIQTENRVTLSEVKSKHLLETVKVKVGDKLKVTVLDQGIGSSVVSSVRDEIVELEITEAKEGLKFPITLIVAASRPPTMRKVIEHGTSMGVRKFIIVGADLTEKSYLQSKIYTSGEFKELTDLGLSQSVCFYKSPEITIVKNIFELPEEVFTNQSYLLSPYAQASILESEFNLQKPIYLAIGPERGWSKREVDFFKEKKFSDVFISPSILRVEIATIATLGLLNTRMKI; encoded by the coding sequence ATGAATTCAGTGATTATTGAAAAAATTGAAATCCAAACAGAAAATAGAGTCACTCTTTCTGAAGTGAAGTCAAAGCACTTACTTGAGACAGTGAAAGTTAAAGTTGGAGACAAGTTAAAAGTCACAGTTTTAGACCAAGGAATTGGATCAAGTGTCGTAAGTTCAGTTAGAGATGAAATTGTAGAGCTTGAGATTACTGAAGCGAAGGAAGGCCTTAAGTTTCCAATCACTCTTATAGTTGCCGCATCGAGACCTCCGACAATGAGAAAAGTAATTGAACATGGAACCTCTATGGGAGTTCGTAAGTTTATTATCGTTGGTGCGGACCTGACTGAAAAAAGTTATCTTCAATCTAAAATTTACACAAGTGGAGAATTTAAAGAGTTAACCGATCTAGGGCTCAGCCAAAGTGTATGTTTTTATAAGTCACCAGAAATAACAATTGTTAAAAACATTTTTGAACTTCCTGAGGAAGTCTTCACAAATCAATCATACCTTCTCTCTCCTTACGCTCAGGCTTCTATACTTGAGAGTGAATTTAACCTTCAGAAACCAATTTACTTAGCGATCGGCCCAGAGCGTGGCTGGAGTAAACGAGAAGTAGATTTTTTTAAAGAGAAAAAATTCTCTGACGTCTTTATCAGCCCTTCAATTCTTCGTGTGGAGATAGCAACAATTGCAACATTAGGTCTTCTCAATACTAGAATGAAAATTTAA
- a CDS encoding response regulator: MNVLIVDDETEILNLLESEVESKFMCQVDTATNGLDAFVLCQKKNYDIIVTDHQMPIMNGSAFIISIKTRENLNKKTPVIMITAYSTEGMDSIPELKNVEFLKKPFKFKDLMQKIEKYLA; the protein is encoded by the coding sequence ATGAACGTCCTCATTGTTGATGATGAAACAGAAATCCTTAATCTACTTGAAAGTGAAGTTGAGTCAAAGTTCATGTGTCAGGTGGACACTGCAACGAATGGACTTGATGCTTTCGTCCTTTGCCAAAAGAAAAACTACGACATTATTGTGACGGATCATCAGATGCCAATTATGAATGGATCGGCATTTATTATTTCAATTAAAACACGTGAAAATCTAAATAAAAAAACTCCCGTGATAATGATTACGGCCTATTCAACAGAGGGAATGGATTCGATTCCAGAGCTTAAGAATGTTGAATTTTTAAAGAAGCCATTTAAGTTTAAAGATCTTATGCAAAAAATAGAAAAGTATCTCGCTTAA
- a CDS encoding NifU family protein has translation MLRKIEALFDEQVRPALAAHGGNVEIVDFDNGKLFVKLQGGCQGCSSSSATLTEGIQRLVKQNFPEIEEIVDLTDHQSGENPYM, from the coding sequence ATGTTAAGAAAAATTGAAGCTTTATTTGATGAACAAGTAAGACCGGCGCTAGCGGCCCACGGTGGAAATGTTGAGATTGTCGATTTTGATAATGGCAAGCTATTCGTAAAATTACAAGGTGGGTGTCAAGGTTGTTCAAGTTCCTCTGCAACACTCACTGAAGGTATTCAAAGATTAGTTAAACAAAATTTCCCTGAAATTGAAGAGATTGTTGACCTCACAGATCATCAGTCTGGAGAAAATCCTTATATGTAA
- a CDS encoding nitrilase-related carbon-nitrogen hydrolase — MRAAVLQISSGLDYQVNLEKITKLLDSVPAGSFDAIFLPECFYSLSNGKERTPYLVEFQNEHFENIRKLSVKYNAYLIGGSVSYLQDDKIYNRVLNFDPKGRLLETYDKVNLFACDIKKDGERKKVDESLIFEAGHSPLIINVLGFKIGLAVCFDLRFPNFLLNYYRENCDLITFASAFTVPTGKAHWHTLVRARAIEGQCFVIASAQVGQNHPNVATFGHSLVVSPWGEVIDDLGPTEEKIVIHELDKSQLTETRQRIVRTL, encoded by the coding sequence TTGAGAGCAGCAGTTCTTCAAATATCATCAGGACTAGACTATCAGGTTAACTTAGAAAAAATTACTAAGTTGCTTGATAGTGTTCCAGCGGGTTCATTTGATGCTATATTTTTACCAGAGTGCTTCTACTCTCTTTCTAATGGAAAAGAGAGAACACCATACCTTGTAGAATTTCAAAACGAACACTTTGAAAATATCAGAAAATTAAGTGTGAAGTATAATGCATACTTAATTGGAGGATCAGTTTCTTATCTTCAAGATGATAAAATTTATAATCGTGTTTTAAATTTTGATCCAAAAGGAAGACTCTTAGAAACCTATGACAAGGTTAATCTCTTTGCTTGTGACATTAAAAAAGATGGAGAGAGAAAGAAGGTTGACGAATCTTTGATTTTTGAAGCTGGTCACTCGCCGTTAATTATAAATGTATTAGGATTTAAGATAGGCTTAGCGGTTTGTTTTGACCTTCGCTTTCCAAACTTCCTGCTTAATTACTATCGTGAAAATTGTGATCTCATTACTTTTGCTTCAGCATTTACCGTTCCAACTGGGAAAGCTCATTGGCATACACTTGTAAGGGCCCGAGCAATCGAGGGGCAGTGTTTTGTCATCGCCTCAGCTCAAGTTGGCCAGAATCATCCTAACGTTGCAACGTTTGGACATTCTCTCGTGGTTAGTCCGTGGGGTGAAGTTATCGATGATTTAGGTCCAACAGAAGAAAAGATAGTGATTCACGAGTTAGATAAGTCACAACTAACTGAAACTAGACAAAGAATCGTAAGAACTCTCTAA
- a CDS encoding UDP-glucose/GDP-mannose dehydrogenase family protein, which yields MKISVIGTGYVGLVSGTCFAEIGHTVTCIDIDKAKIEKLWNGESPIYEPGLNDLLTRNIKSERLKFSTGLESIKDSKSIFLAVGTPSGDDGSADLTYLFKAAEDVAKEISDDAIIVIKSTVPVGTCEKVRELVAKTTTKRFHIVNNPEFLKEGSAIEDFMRPDRVVIGHKDQYAADAMSELYEPLVKQGNPIYMMSNLSAEMTKYAANCFLATKISFINDIARLCDIVGADVNEVRKGISSDQRIGGHFLYPGPGYGGSCFPKDVKALLYTAKEYGTNLRIVEATEDVNDEQKLYMFDKMLKHYKGDLTGKTFALWGVAFKANTDDVRESPAIYTVSSLIDKGAKVTFFDPVAGENFLKVVGEKYRSSITEFNNKYDCLNGADALVTMTEWREFSFPDFDEIKSRLKHQVIFDARNLFKTQKVKEFGFDYYAIGKKI from the coding sequence ATGAAGATTTCAGTTATTGGAACAGGCTATGTTGGGCTTGTGAGTGGAACCTGCTTTGCGGAGATTGGGCATACTGTTACATGTATCGATATCGATAAGGCAAAGATTGAAAAACTTTGGAATGGTGAATCTCCAATTTATGAACCAGGTTTGAATGATCTTTTAACAAGAAATATTAAATCGGAGAGGTTAAAGTTCTCTACAGGTCTTGAGTCAATCAAGGATTCAAAATCAATCTTCCTTGCTGTTGGTACACCAAGTGGTGATGATGGAAGTGCTGATTTAACATATCTTTTCAAAGCTGCTGAAGATGTGGCAAAAGAAATTTCTGATGATGCAATTATTGTTATCAAGTCAACTGTTCCAGTTGGAACTTGTGAGAAAGTAAGAGAGCTTGTTGCTAAGACGACGACAAAGAGATTTCATATTGTAAACAATCCAGAGTTCTTAAAAGAAGGGTCTGCGATTGAAGATTTTATGAGACCTGATCGTGTTGTCATCGGACACAAAGATCAGTATGCAGCTGATGCGATGTCTGAACTTTATGAGCCATTAGTAAAACAAGGTAATCCAATTTACATGATGTCGAATCTTTCTGCTGAAATGACGAAATATGCAGCAAACTGTTTTCTTGCGACGAAGATTTCTTTTATCAATGATATCGCAAGACTTTGTGACATTGTTGGTGCAGACGTAAATGAAGTTCGTAAAGGAATTTCGAGTGATCAAAGAATCGGTGGTCATTTTCTGTATCCAGGCCCTGGTTATGGAGGAAGTTGTTTTCCAAAAGATGTAAAGGCTCTTCTCTATACAGCAAAGGAATATGGTACAAACCTTCGAATTGTTGAAGCTACTGAAGATGTTAACGATGAACAAAAACTTTATATGTTCGATAAAATGTTAAAGCACTATAAAGGTGATCTAACAGGCAAGACATTTGCTCTTTGGGGAGTAGCGTTTAAGGCCAATACTGATGACGTTAGGGAATCGCCGGCAATTTATACGGTTTCATCTTTAATTGATAAGGGTGCAAAGGTGACTTTCTTTGATCCCGTCGCCGGTGAAAACTTTTTAAAAGTTGTTGGAGAAAAATATAGATCTTCGATCACTGAATTTAATAATAAGTATGATTGTTTAAATGGGGCAGATGCTCTTGTGACGATGACAGAGTGGAGAGAATTTAGTTTCCCTGACTTTGATGAAATTAAATCAAGATTAAAGCACCAAGTAATTTTTGATGCGAGAAACTTATTTAAAACTCAAAAAGTTAAAGAGTTTGGATTTGACTATTACGCAATTGGAAAGAAAATTTGA
- a CDS encoding lysylphosphatidylglycerol synthase transmembrane domain-containing protein: MLTALLKVLFAGAMIYWLASSDKLDFNLLNKSIEQGPQLLIGILVIALIVVITAYRWKLLLEAKTDKKLSLAKIIPIHWIGLFFSTFLPGVVTGDVVKLLYIKDMDKNFNKAFLLSSVVIDRIIGLCGLLLLTGIVSALNYTDLVAHGPQIKHLINFNFLLSAGAIGFIICLFIPKSIQNKTLGLVDLIPFIGKKVSHLISQVWIFGDRKKEIFICLLISFFVHVISIINFYLITKPFYQVEIPLAHLYGFIPIGFISTAIPIAPAGAGVGHLVFDSLFGLFSIKGGASLFNLYFLCQVITNLIGFLPYILSNKKHSIKEAEGFEEAK, translated from the coding sequence ATGCTCACAGCGTTATTAAAGGTACTCTTTGCGGGTGCAATGATTTATTGGCTTGCATCAAGTGATAAGCTCGATTTTAATTTATTAAATAAATCTATTGAGCAGGGTCCTCAACTTCTTATTGGAATTCTTGTTATCGCACTTATAGTTGTTATCACGGCGTACCGTTGGAAACTTCTCCTCGAAGCTAAAACAGATAAGAAATTAAGCCTGGCTAAAATTATTCCTATTCACTGGATTGGATTATTTTTTAGTACTTTCCTCCCTGGTGTTGTAACAGGTGATGTCGTAAAGCTTCTGTATATTAAAGACATGGATAAAAATTTTAATAAGGCCTTCTTACTATCATCAGTAGTAATTGATAGAATCATTGGACTATGTGGCCTTCTTCTTCTGACTGGAATTGTTTCAGCTCTAAATTACACAGACCTTGTAGCACACGGTCCACAGATTAAGCACCTCATCAACTTCAATTTCCTCCTGTCTGCCGGAGCAATAGGGTTTATCATTTGTCTTTTTATTCCAAAATCAATTCAAAATAAGACATTAGGACTAGTGGATCTTATACCATTTATTGGAAAGAAAGTTTCTCACCTAATCTCGCAGGTATGGATTTTCGGTGACAGAAAGAAAGAAATATTTATTTGTCTACTTATTAGCTTCTTTGTTCACGTAATTTCAATTATCAATTTCTATCTCATTACAAAGCCTTTTTACCAAGTTGAAATTCCACTCGCCCACCTCTACGGTTTCATTCCAATTGGATTTATATCGACGGCCATTCCAATTGCTCCAGCTGGCGCAGGTGTGGGACACCTTGTATTTGACTCGCTATTTGGACTCTTTAGTATTAAAGGTGGTGCTTCACTTTTTAACCTATACTTCCTATGTCAGGTAATAACTAACTTGATCGGTTTTCTTCCGTACATCCTATCAAATAAAAAACATAGTATAAAAGAAGCTGAAGGTTTCGAAGAAGCTAAATAA
- a CDS encoding globin domain-containing protein — translation MEILLKVNLKKVIDDFYNLFFNEENDLTRIFRNTELTLQKHELQKSLELLLSNILDKEEVSKYLRDLGVRHITYEVKPYHYEQAKQALLLAIKNNLKESDFIKEEKAITEFVTFICINMMNGASSVLKSERKNVEI, via the coding sequence ATGGAAATCTTATTAAAAGTAAATTTAAAAAAAGTTATCGACGACTTCTACAATCTCTTCTTTAATGAAGAAAATGATCTGACTCGTATTTTTAGAAATACTGAATTGACCCTCCAAAAACACGAGTTACAAAAGTCCCTCGAGCTCCTACTATCAAATATTCTAGATAAAGAAGAAGTCTCTAAGTACCTTAGAGATCTAGGAGTAAGACATATCACATATGAAGTGAAACCATACCATTACGAGCAAGCTAAGCAAGCGCTGCTTTTGGCAATTAAGAATAATCTCAAAGAGTCCGACTTTATAAAGGAAGAGAAAGCAATTACTGAGTTTGTTACATTTATCTGTATAAATATGATGAATGGGGCTTCATCTGTTTTAAAATCGGAGCGCAAGAATGTCGAAATTTGA
- a CDS encoding group 1 truncated hemoglobin codes for MSKFEEFEKLGGRGMLIKISKIFYDKIYEHPWIGLYFKDISQDVIESQQVDFMTGALGGDQIYLGKLPIPAHKHMFITNELFDLRQSLLSEALSEAGASEELKTKWLKIDEAFKSRLVKKDISECEKRFNTDEILAFDKVG; via the coding sequence ATGTCGAAATTTGAGGAATTTGAAAAACTTGGAGGGCGCGGAATGCTCATCAAGATATCAAAAATTTTTTATGACAAAATTTACGAACATCCTTGGATTGGCCTCTACTTTAAAGATATCTCTCAAGATGTTATTGAGTCGCAGCAAGTAGACTTCATGACAGGAGCATTAGGGGGAGATCAAATTTATCTTGGGAAACTTCCAATCCCTGCTCATAAGCACATGTTTATAACAAATGAGTTATTTGATCTCAGACAAAGTCTTCTCTCTGAAGCCCTCTCAGAAGCAGGAGCAAGTGAGGAACTAAAAACAAAATGGCTTAAAATTGACGAAGCCTTTAAATCAAGGCTCGTCAAAAAAGATATATCAGAATGTGAAAAAAGATTTAACACTGATGAAATTCTAGCCTTCGATAAGGTGGGCTAG
- the lepA gene encoding translation elongation factor 4, which produces MIERKYIRNFSIIAHIDHGKSTLADRLIEATGAITDREKKDRILDNMDLEKERGITIKAQTVRLQYKAKDGNIYFLNIIDTPGHVDFAYEVSRSLASCDGALLVVDASQGVEAQTLANVYMAMENDVEIVPVLNKIDLPHADPEKVKQEIEDVVGIEAIDADEVSAKSGIGIDALLETIVKKIPAPVGSPDNALQGLIFDSWFDPYQGVIFLLRLVEGTLKKGDKIYLKRSDQEYEVLKLAVNTPFFTEIKEVGAGEVAMVICGIKNIRDIKVGDTVVLAKEKATTKPLPGYQEVKPMVFCGIFPVDSVDYEILKDALEKLALNDSSFTYEPETSQALGFGFRCGFLGLLHMNIIQERLEREFLLNLISTAPSVAFKVKLLSGDIVNVDNPSEMPDPTKIEEVTEPVVSLSIHVPNEYVGKIIKLCEEKRGVQTDMNYITEERVQITYDLPLSEMVFDFYDRLKSMTSGYASMDYDFKGYQTSNLVKVDILLNGEKVDALSIICHRDNSFYKGRDLVERLRKIIDRQQFDIAIQAAVGAKIIARETVKALRKNVLAKCYGGDASRKRKLLEKQKEGKKRMKMVGSVEVPQEAFLAVLSVDEK; this is translated from the coding sequence ATGATTGAAAGAAAGTACATCCGTAACTTTTCTATTATTGCACACATTGATCACGGTAAGTCGACACTGGCCGACAGATTAATTGAAGCAACGGGCGCTATTACTGATCGTGAAAAGAAAGATCGTATTTTGGATAATATGGATCTTGAAAAAGAGCGTGGTATTACAATTAAGGCGCAAACAGTAAGGCTCCAGTATAAAGCTAAAGATGGAAATATCTATTTTCTAAATATCATCGATACTCCGGGCCACGTTGACTTTGCATATGAGGTTTCAAGATCTCTTGCTTCGTGTGACGGTGCTCTTCTTGTTGTTGATGCTTCTCAAGGTGTTGAGGCTCAAACGCTTGCAAACGTTTACATGGCAATGGAGAATGATGTTGAAATCGTTCCTGTTCTTAATAAAATCGATCTGCCTCATGCTGATCCTGAGAAGGTGAAGCAGGAGATTGAAGATGTTGTTGGTATCGAGGCAATCGATGCTGATGAAGTTTCTGCAAAGTCTGGGATCGGGATTGATGCTCTTTTAGAAACAATCGTTAAGAAGATTCCTGCGCCAGTAGGGTCTCCAGATAATGCACTTCAGGGGCTTATCTTTGATTCGTGGTTTGATCCTTATCAAGGTGTAATCTTCCTTTTAAGACTTGTTGAAGGAACGCTTAAGAAAGGTGATAAAATTTATCTTAAGAGATCAGATCAGGAGTATGAAGTATTAAAACTTGCAGTTAATACACCGTTTTTTACTGAGATTAAAGAGGTTGGAGCTGGTGAAGTTGCCATGGTTATCTGTGGTATCAAGAATATTCGTGATATTAAAGTTGGTGATACAGTTGTGCTTGCAAAAGAAAAAGCAACAACGAAACCACTTCCTGGTTATCAAGAAGTTAAACCTATGGTTTTTTGTGGGATCTTCCCTGTAGACTCTGTTGACTACGAAATATTAAAAGATGCGCTTGAGAAACTTGCGCTTAATGACTCTTCGTTTACTTATGAGCCAGAGACTTCTCAGGCCCTGGGTTTTGGGTTCCGTTGTGGGTTCTTAGGTCTTCTTCACATGAATATTATTCAGGAAAGACTTGAGAGAGAATTTTTACTAAATCTAATCTCAACTGCACCATCAGTTGCTTTCAAGGTAAAACTTTTAAGTGGTGATATTGTAAATGTTGATAACCCTTCAGAAATGCCAGACCCAACAAAAATTGAAGAAGTAACTGAGCCAGTTGTTTCTCTTTCTATTCACGTACCAAATGAATATGTTGGAAAGATTATTAAGCTTTGTGAAGAGAAGCGTGGTGTGCAAACCGATATGAATTATATCACAGAGGAAAGAGTTCAGATTACTTATGATCTTCCTCTTAGTGAGATGGTTTTTGATTTCTATGATCGTTTAAAGAGTATGACTTCAGGTTATGCTTCGATGGATTATGACTTTAAAGGATACCAGACTTCAAACCTTGTAAAAGTAGATATTCTTTTAAATGGTGAAAAAGTTGATGCTTTATCGATCATTTGTCACAGAGATAACTCTTTTTACAAAGGTAGAGATCTAGTTGAAAGACTTAGAAAAATAATTGATAGACAACAATTCGATATCGCGATTCAAGCTGCAGTTGGAGCTAAGATTATCGCGAGGGAAACAGTTAAGGCCCTAAGAAAGAACGTACTTGCTAAATGTTATGGTGGAGATGCTTCAAGAAAGAGAAAACTTTTAGAGAAGCAGAAAGAAGGGAAGAAGAGAATGAAGATGGTTGGTTCGGTAGAAGTTCCACAAGAAGCATTTCTCGCTGTTTTAAGTGTAGACGAAAAATAG
- a CDS encoding GNAT family N-acetyltransferase, with protein sequence MEHKTQKTNLNFNGKLYDVELPVFNFKNFKIRVGTFDDLEDIAKVTFPGMAIDLTDKNFIKKATQGLVFEKTTNGFIFVVVENSEGKIVGRSYIKSWHVDYFYKPRYALRKDAVIIADASHSFNGKKILELGGVVIDENYQRIGLGSALLYARLKIIEFLHSDLHLAINALMVTNIGPLRAKDNSSKIDYDQRLVEVLKAKKLIKSANYEDVMQLTETGKVFTKEEFFSQLVGLEVRGQKYFYGAPREASYSAYNNSIRLCRGEAILHDDTQSYISPFQFKQSECIHFDHGGSYFIYNFV encoded by the coding sequence TTGGAACATAAAACTCAAAAAACTAATTTAAATTTTAATGGGAAACTCTACGATGTAGAGCTTCCAGTTTTTAATTTTAAAAATTTTAAAATTCGTGTCGGAACATTCGATGACCTCGAAGATATTGCCAAGGTAACTTTTCCTGGCATGGCAATTGATCTAACGGACAAAAATTTTATTAAGAAAGCTACTCAGGGTCTTGTTTTCGAAAAGACCACAAATGGTTTCATTTTTGTTGTTGTTGAAAATAGTGAAGGAAAGATCGTTGGTCGTAGTTATATTAAAAGTTGGCATGTTGATTACTTTTATAAGCCGCGCTATGCACTTCGAAAAGACGCTGTCATTATCGCCGATGCTAGTCACTCATTTAATGGTAAGAAAATCCTCGAGCTCGGGGGTGTCGTCATTGATGAAAATTATCAGCGTATTGGTCTAGGATCAGCATTGTTGTATGCCCGATTAAAAATTATTGAATTTTTACATAGCGATCTTCATCTCGCAATTAATGCATTGATGGTGACAAATATTGGACCATTAAGGGCCAAAGATAATTCTTCGAAAATTGATTATGACCAAAGGTTGGTGGAAGTTTTAAAGGCCAAGAAACTTATTAAGTCTGCAAATTATGAAGATGTGATGCAGTTAACAGAGACAGGTAAGGTTTTTACTAAAGAAGAATTTTTTAGCCAGCTTGTAGGTCTTGAAGTGAGAGGTCAAAAATACTTCTATGGGGCACCAAGAGAAGCCTCATATTCAGCCTATAATAATTCAATTCGCCTGTGTAGAGGGGAAGCAATTCTTCATGATGATACGCAGAGTTATATTTCTCCTTTTCAGTTCAAGCAGTCAGAATGTATCCATTTTGATCATGGTGGAAGTTATTTTATTTATAATTTCGTTTAA